Within the Salinimonas marina genome, the region GTTCCACCGCATCGGTCTGCAGACCATCGGTAGCTTTAAGGACAAATACCTGATGTTCGTAATCCGCCAGGTAAAACGAACAGGAGTCGACCCCGGTGACCTGCTTGACTCTGGCGACCAGCCGCAACAACGCTTCTTCCAGCACCGGAATTTGGGTTACTTCCTGCACTATTCGTTTGAGCGTGGTAAGCATGCTGCCCTGGCTAGTCACGTAGACGGTCTCCTGCCATCAACCCCGGCGACGTTTGCGCTGACGTTTCGAAGATTGGGCTGAAGGCGCTCGGCCCAGGGCAGGCATTGCCACAGGCACAAATTCCTTCATAACCTTACGATACACATCGCGTTTAAACGACACCACATTACGCACTGGATACCAATAGCTTACCCAGCGCCAGTCATCAAATTCAGGATGGCCGGTTTTAAGCACATCCACATCGGTTTCCTGACAGTCCAGCTGCAATAAAAACCACTTTTGTTTCTGACCAATACAGACGGGGTTGCTGCCCTGACGAATCAGACGTTTTGGCAATTTGTAGCGTAACCAATTACGGGTCACACCTAAAATTGTCACATCTTTAGGGCGTAACCCTACTTCTTCGTGCAACTCCCTGTACATAGCTTGTTCTGCAGTTTCCCCTTCATCGATTCCGCCTTGTGGAAACTGCCATGAATGTTGACCATAACGCCTTGCCCAAAATACCTGACCCATTTTGTTGCAAATCACTATGCCCACATTCGCACGGAATCCATCGGCATCTATCACTTAGACTCCCGGGCACGATATCTTTTAGTATTCTAGCATTTGACCATAAACTGTTAGCCTTTCAAAGTATTAATGGCGCTTTGCGGTGTAACAGCCGGCTAACCTGGCCTTGAACCATCTGGTGCGCTATGCGCCAGCCCTTTCCCCGCCTTGTATTGGCCTGCTGAGACGGTAGACTGGTAAGGTTAATCTTTTTCCAGCCAAAACTGAGTTCTTGCCAGAAGGAATACCTATGCAGCCGCCCCAGTCTCCGCCCCGTGATCTTGCTGACCTGCTCTCACGGTGTCAGCAAATCGCCGGTTTAAGCTTAGGCGAGCTGGCGCAGATGGCCAATGTTGTCGTACCAAAAAATCTGCAACGGCACAAAGGCTGGCAGGGGCAGCTACTGGAATTATGGTTAGGGGCCAGTGCCGGCTCCAAGCCCCAGCAGGATTTTCCGGAGCTGGGGGTGGAGCTGAAAACGGTACCTATTGATGCCGGCTGGCAGCCGCTAGAAACCACCTATGTTTGTTATGCGCCGCTTATGGGAGCACCAGGAATGACCTGGGCGCGCAGTAATGTACGTAACAAGTTGGGTCAGGTGCTGTGGCTGCCGGTAGAGGGTGACCGGCGCTTACCGGTGGCCCAGCGTCGGGTCGCCAATGCGATTTTATGGTCGCCCGATGCACGTGAAGATGAAATTTTGCGAAGCGACTGGGAAGAGTTGACTGAACAGATTGTGCTGGGTCAGGTGGAACAGATCACGGCCCGTCAGGGACAGGCATTACATCTTCGACCCAAAGCCGCTAATGGCAGTGTCTTTACCGATGCGTTAGGGCCCGAAGGGGAACGGATTCGCACCCGCCCCCGGGGTTTCTATTTGCGTAAAAGCTTTACCCACCAGATTCTTATAAATGCCTTTGGCTAATTGGTTTTGTTAACGGTTTCCTGCATAAGGGTCTGCTCGGCCTGCCGGTCATCCACCTGCGCATAATCCACCGGCGACGGTAAGGTGCGCTGGGGAATGATCAGTAACAACAACAGGGTCAGCATGGCGATCGCAAGCAGCAAGTCCATACCAACTTGCCACAAGATAATGTTCAGAAAACCAAAGGTGACGGCGGTTACCAATAAGGTCAGCAGGCCGCCGATGGCGACCATTACCGACATCGCCGGGATCACATAGCGGATTTTATACTGGTTGGGCTGCGTGACCCGCGCAATCAGGTGTTTATGGTATTTTTGCAATGTTTCGGTGATCAATAACCCCAGTACCAGCACCCCAAAACTTACCAACAAAGCAATGGCATACAAGGGCCAGAAATCCAGGGGATGCCCCACCGGCCCGCCATTCAGAAGCCGTTGTTTTTCCGGCAGTCCGCTTAAGGCCAG harbors:
- the rppH gene encoding RNA pyrophosphohydrolase, which gives rise to MIDADGFRANVGIVICNKMGQVFWARRYGQHSWQFPQGGIDEGETAEQAMYRELHEEVGLRPKDVTILGVTRNWLRYKLPKRLIRQGSNPVCIGQKQKWFLLQLDCQETDVDVLKTGHPEFDDWRWVSYWYPVRNVVSFKRDVYRKVMKEFVPVAMPALGRAPSAQSSKRQRKRRRG
- the mutH gene encoding DNA mismatch repair endonuclease MutH, whose translation is MQPPQSPPRDLADLLSRCQQIAGLSLGELAQMANVVVPKNLQRHKGWQGQLLELWLGASAGSKPQQDFPELGVELKTVPIDAGWQPLETTYVCYAPLMGAPGMTWARSNVRNKLGQVLWLPVEGDRRLPVAQRRVANAILWSPDAREDEILRSDWEELTEQIVLGQVEQITARQGQALHLRPKAANGSVFTDALGPEGERIRTRPRGFYLRKSFTHQILINAFG